In Girardinichthys multiradiatus isolate DD_20200921_A chromosome 18, DD_fGirMul_XY1, whole genome shotgun sequence, a single window of DNA contains:
- the LOC124884162 gene encoding histone H3.3A: protein MARTKQTARKSTGGKAPRKQLATKAARKSAPSTGGVKKPHRYRPGTVALREIRRYQKSTELLIRKLPFQRLVREIAQDFKTDLRFQSAAIGALQEASEAYLVGLFEDTNLCAIHAKRVTIMPKDIQLARRIRGERA, encoded by the exons ATGGCCCGTACCAAGCAGACTGCCCGTAAGTCCACTGGAGGCAAAGCCCCACGTAAGCAGCTGGCCACAAAGGCCGCTCGTAAAAGTGCCCCTTCCACCGGTGGAGTCAAGAAGCCCCATCGTTACAG GCCTGGTACTGTGGCTCTGCGTGAGATCCGTCGTTATCAGAAGTCCACTGAGCTGCTGATCCGTAAGCTGCCCTTCCAGCGTCTGGTGAGGGAAATCGCCCAGGACTTCAAGACCGACCTGCGTTTCCAGAGTGCGGCCATCGGAGCCCTGCAG GAGGCCAGTGAGGCCTACCTTGTGGGTCTGTTTGAGGACACCAACCTGTGCGCCATCCATGCCAAGCGTGTCACCATCATGCCCAAAGACATCCAGCTGGCACGTCGTATTCGTGGAGAGCGTGCCTAA
- the LOC124884161 gene encoding histone H3.3A gives MARTKQTARKSTGGKAPRKQLATKAARKSAPSTGGVKKPHRYRPGTVALREIRRYQKSTELLIRKLPFQRLVREIAQDFKTDLRFQSAAIGALQEASEAYLVGLFEDTNLCAIHAKRVTIMPKDIQLARRIRGERA, from the exons ATGGCCCGTACCAAGCAGACTGCCCGTAAGTCCACTGGAGGCAAAGCCCCACGTAAGCAGCTGGCCACAAAGGCCGCTCGTAAAAGTGCCCCTTCCACCGGTGGAGTCAAGAAGCCCCATCGTTACAG GCCTGGTACTGTGGCTCTGCGTGAGATCCGTCGTTATCAGAAGTCCACTGAGCTGCTGATCCGTAAGCTGCCCTTCCAGCGTCTGGTGAGAGAGATCGCCCAGGACTTTAAGACTGACCTGCGCTTCCAGAGTGCAGCCATCGGAGCCCTGCAG GAGGCCAGTGAGGCCTACCTTGTGGGTCTGTTTGAGGACACCAACTTGTGCGCCATCCACGCCAAGCGCGTCACCATCATGCCCAAAGACATCCAGCTGGCACGTCGTATCCGTGGAGAGCGTGCCTAA